A window of Streptomyces armeniacus contains these coding sequences:
- a CDS encoding WD40/YVTN/BNR-like repeat-containing protein — protein sequence MRAKGNKRRTGLAGLGTARTGALRRVVSAGLCGAALAAALGAGQAQAQVQQARGEQGARAQGPQAQRELAAGGLGGIGWSLKDSGTDARFRGLDAVSRSTAWVAGSGGTVLLTRDGGRDWRDVSPPGAGELEFRDIEAFGARGAVVLAIGPGEESRVFRTDDAGASWTETFRNDTPEAFFNCLTFFDRRHGLAVSDPVNGKFRILSTDDGGRHWDVLPDDGMPPAQKGEANFAASGQCLVSSGSRDVWMATGGAGTARVLHSDDRGRNWTATDAPVPAGAPERGVFGLAFRDTRHGLAVGGDFRPGEQSPHASAVTRDAGRNWAESTRPVPEYRSGAAWLPHTRNAALAVGPTGTDVTLDGGRNWRTVDAGSYDTVDCAPDFGCWASGEKGRIARLQLKP from the coding sequence ATGAGGGCCAAGGGGAACAAGCGGCGCACGGGGTTGGCGGGGCTGGGGACGGCGCGTACGGGCGCTCTGCGGCGAGTGGTGTCGGCCGGGCTCTGCGGCGCGGCGCTGGCCGCCGCGCTCGGCGCGGGCCAGGCGCAGGCGCAGGTGCAACAGGCGCGCGGGGAGCAAGGGGCGCGGGCGCAGGGGCCGCAGGCGCAGCGGGAGTTGGCGGCCGGGGGCCTGGGCGGCATCGGCTGGTCGCTCAAGGACAGCGGCACGGACGCGCGGTTCCGCGGCCTCGACGCGGTCAGCCGGTCGACGGCATGGGTGGCCGGCAGCGGCGGGACCGTCCTGCTGACCCGCGACGGCGGCCGGGACTGGCGGGACGTGTCGCCGCCCGGGGCGGGGGAGTTGGAGTTCCGCGACATCGAGGCGTTCGGCGCGCGCGGCGCCGTCGTCCTGGCCATCGGGCCGGGCGAGGAGTCGCGGGTGTTCCGTACGGACGACGCGGGCGCGTCCTGGACGGAGACCTTCCGCAACGACACGCCAGAAGCCTTCTTCAACTGCCTGACCTTCTTCGACCGCCGCCACGGGCTGGCGGTCAGCGATCCGGTGAACGGGAAGTTCCGCATCCTGTCGACCGACGACGGCGGCCGCCACTGGGACGTACTCCCGGACGACGGCATGCCGCCCGCGCAGAAGGGCGAGGCCAACTTCGCCGCCAGCGGGCAGTGCCTGGTCAGCAGCGGCAGCCGCGACGTGTGGATGGCGACGGGCGGCGCCGGCACGGCGCGCGTCCTGCACTCGGACGACCGCGGCCGGAACTGGACGGCCACCGACGCGCCGGTCCCGGCGGGCGCGCCGGAACGCGGCGTGTTCGGCCTCGCGTTCCGCGACACGCGGCACGGGCTGGCCGTCGGCGGCGACTTCCGCCCCGGCGAACAGTCCCCGCACGCCTCGGCGGTGACCCGCGACGCGGGCAGGAACTGGGCGGAGAGCACCCGCCCGGTCCCCGAGTACCGCTCGGGCGCCGCCTGGCTGCCCCACACCCGTAACGCCGCACTGGCCGTCGGCCCGACGGGCACCGACGTGACCCTCGACGGCGGGCGCAACTGGCGCACGGTGGACGCGGGTTCGTACGACACGGTGGACTGCGCGCCGGACTTCGGCTGCTGGGCCTCGGGCGAAAAGGGCCGCATCGCACGCCTCCAACTCAAGCCTTGA
- a CDS encoding class I SAM-dependent methyltransferase, with amino-acid sequence MSGAPDPEQEHAVDAVDAVDADEVSRRLAAESAVDGASPTGWFERLYAAAAHGEAEVPWDRGAPHALLTEWARRRAAGGAADRTPAAPESGREPRALVIGAGLGDDAEFIAGLGYDTVAFDVAPTAVREAERRFPDSAVHYRTADLLDPPPEWHRAFPFVFESQTVQALPVAYRRQAVARVRDLVAPGGTLLVIAFAGEPGDEPDEGPPWPLTRADIDAFAADGLRAVRVEEVRDPEQPEVRRWRAEFSRAGVDGADGAARG; translated from the coding sequence ATGAGCGGCGCGCCCGACCCGGAGCAGGAGCACGCGGTGGACGCTGTGGACGCGGTGGACGCGGACGAGGTGAGTCGCCGGCTCGCGGCGGAGTCCGCGGTGGACGGCGCCTCGCCCACCGGCTGGTTCGAGCGGTTGTACGCCGCGGCGGCGCACGGCGAGGCCGAGGTCCCGTGGGACCGGGGGGCGCCGCACGCGCTGCTCACGGAATGGGCGCGCCGCCGTGCCGCGGGCGGCGCGGCCGACCGCACGCCGGCCGCCCCCGAGTCGGGCCGGGAGCCCCGCGCCCTCGTCATCGGCGCCGGGCTCGGTGACGACGCCGAGTTCATCGCCGGGCTCGGCTACGACACCGTCGCCTTCGACGTGGCACCCACCGCCGTACGGGAGGCGGAGCGCCGTTTCCCGGACTCGGCGGTGCACTACCGTACGGCCGACCTGCTGGACCCGCCGCCCGAGTGGCACCGTGCGTTCCCGTTCGTGTTCGAGAGCCAGACGGTGCAGGCGCTGCCCGTGGCGTACCGGCGGCAGGCCGTCGCGCGCGTACGGGACCTGGTCGCGCCGGGCGGGACACTGCTGGTCATCGCGTTCGCGGGGGAGCCGGGGGACGAGCCGGACGAGGGGCCGCCGTGGCCGCTCACGCGCGCCGACATCGACGCGTTCGCGGCGGACGGGCTGCGTGCGGTGCGCGTCGAGGAGGTCCGCGATCCGGAACAGCCCGAAGTGCGGCGCTGGCGGGCGGAGTTCAGCCGCGCAGGCGTGGACGGCGCGGACGGCGCCGCCCGCGGCTGA
- a CDS encoding lysophospholipid acyltransferase family protein yields the protein MSAVSASVSAGVPAGVPAGVQADAHAWMPAATCTTRRCLPRSAPTVGRPRRYARWAALVCVLLLGVALCRLVRGDRPIRAWSRAVVRALGVRVRISGAVPAEGPVLVVANHTSWLDVPLLAAVRPGRMLAKSEVAAYPVLGRLARRGGTLFIDRARLRTLPDAVARIAAALRAGSAVVAFPEGSTWCGRRHGAFRRAVFQAAYDAGVPVQPVVVRYRLVPRGRRVAPGAPDAAADPYGVSYADSHTDSYGGRSAVTGPAAVTAVTAFVGDDTLLASLRRVAAARGVLAEITVLPPLAPGAYADRRALAGAAARAVAAAGNLPDYGSCSGDEGEERR from the coding sequence GTGAGCGCCGTGTCCGCGAGCGTGTCCGCCGGAGTGCCCGCCGGGGTTCCCGCGGGCGTACAGGCCGACGCGCACGCCTGGATGCCTGCGGCCACCTGTACCACCCGGCGCTGCCTGCCCCGCTCCGCGCCCACCGTGGGGCGGCCGCGCCGGTACGCGCGCTGGGCCGCGCTGGTGTGCGTGCTGCTGCTCGGAGTCGCGCTGTGCCGTCTCGTACGCGGCGACCGCCCGATACGCGCCTGGTCGCGCGCCGTGGTCCGGGCCCTCGGCGTACGCGTGCGGATCAGTGGCGCCGTACCGGCCGAGGGCCCCGTGCTGGTGGTCGCCAACCACACGTCGTGGCTGGACGTACCGCTGCTCGCCGCCGTACGGCCGGGCCGCATGCTGGCCAAGAGCGAGGTCGCCGCGTACCCCGTGCTCGGGCGGCTCGCCCGGCGCGGGGGCACGCTGTTCATCGACCGGGCGCGGCTGCGCACGCTGCCGGACGCCGTCGCCCGTATCGCCGCCGCGCTGCGCGCGGGGTCGGCGGTCGTGGCGTTCCCGGAGGGCAGCACCTGGTGCGGGCGCCGGCACGGCGCGTTCCGGCGCGCCGTGTTCCAGGCGGCGTACGACGCCGGGGTGCCGGTGCAGCCGGTGGTGGTGCGCTACCGGCTGGTGCCGCGCGGACGGCGGGTGGCACCGGGTGCGCCGGACGCGGCCGCCGACCCGTACGGAGTCTCGTACGCGGACTCGCACACCGACTCGTACGGAGGCCGGTCGGCCGTCACCGGTCCGGCCGCCGTCACCGCCGTCACGGCCTTCGTCGGGGACGACACGCTGCTCGCCTCGTTGCGCCGAGTGGCCGCCGCGCGGGGGGTGTTGGCCGAGATCACCGTGCTGCCGCCGCTCGCGCCCGGCGCGTACGCCGACAGGCGCGCGCTCGCCGGGGCGGCGGCACGCGCGGTGGCGGCGGCCGGTAACCTCCCGGACTACGGCTCGTGCTCGGGGGATGAAGGTGAGGAACGCCGATGA
- a CDS encoding GNAT family N-acetyltransferase gives MTTTVDFRTLPEAHLDRALDHAYLVFHDEADEKQRKQHRDALLRCERVGAYEGERLVGLAAAFPFRLSVPGGELPAAGLSFVSVAPTHRRRGVLTGLLDEMWRRCAANGQPVSVLWASQDAIYGRFGFGTATRAYAVEIDSTRPLALRVAPDERPLRLVDPADAPAVLGPLHAARRAVRAGRIARDDTWWKDEVLPEKDEDDEELSPPRVVVLGGGTGDTEDTGAAEITGGTGGDRVPAGYAVYRTRSEGPGEGRAAGLVRVDELEADTPEAAAALWRYLASIDLTGTVRAGDRPLDDPLLLMAADRDQVRVTEECPALRLRLLDPEAAFAARSWAAPVDVVLEVSDTVFPGGTGRFRLTAGPDGGVSYRPGDPVDAVGPAGPAGPERPADLTLGIRELGACYLGGAELRRMVQAGLVTEHTPSAAARLDAALATEQLPHTLDGF, from the coding sequence GTGACGACCACCGTGGATTTCCGCACCCTGCCTGAGGCGCACCTGGACCGTGCCCTGGACCACGCCTATCTCGTCTTCCACGACGAGGCCGACGAGAAGCAGCGCAAGCAGCACCGGGACGCCCTGCTGCGCTGCGAGCGCGTCGGCGCGTACGAGGGCGAGCGGCTGGTCGGGCTGGCCGCCGCGTTCCCGTTCCGGCTGTCCGTGCCCGGGGGCGAACTGCCCGCCGCGGGCCTGTCGTTCGTGTCGGTCGCCCCGACACACCGCAGGCGCGGTGTGCTGACGGGGCTGCTCGACGAGATGTGGCGGCGCTGTGCGGCGAACGGGCAGCCGGTCTCCGTGCTCTGGGCGTCGCAGGACGCCATCTACGGCCGCTTCGGCTTCGGCACGGCGACCCGCGCGTACGCGGTGGAGATCGACTCCACCCGCCCGCTCGCCCTGCGTGTCGCGCCCGACGAGCGCCCGCTGAGGCTGGTCGACCCGGCGGACGCGCCCGCGGTGCTCGGCCCGCTGCACGCGGCGCGCCGTGCCGTACGGGCGGGCCGGATCGCCCGGGACGACACGTGGTGGAAGGACGAGGTGCTGCCGGAGAAGGACGAGGACGACGAGGAGCTGAGCCCGCCCCGCGTCGTGGTCCTCGGCGGCGGCACGGGCGACACGGAAGACACGGGCGCTGCCGAAATCACCGGCGGCACCGGCGGCGACCGCGTCCCGGCCGGTTACGCCGTGTACCGGACCCGGAGCGAGGGGCCCGGAGAGGGGCGGGCGGCCGGACTTGTCCGGGTGGACGAGCTCGAGGCCGACACGCCCGAGGCGGCCGCCGCGCTCTGGCGGTACCTCGCGTCGATCGACCTGACCGGCACCGTCCGCGCCGGCGACCGCCCGCTGGACGACCCGCTCCTGCTGATGGCCGCGGACCGGGACCAGGTCCGCGTCACCGAGGAGTGCCCGGCGCTGCGGCTGCGGCTGCTGGACCCGGAGGCCGCGTTCGCCGCGCGGTCCTGGGCGGCGCCGGTGGACGTGGTGCTGGAGGTCTCGGACACCGTGTTCCCGGGCGGGACGGGCCGCTTCCGGCTGACCGCGGGACCGGACGGCGGCGTGTCGTACCGCCCCGGGGACCCTGTCGACGCCGTGGGCCCCGCCGGCCCCGCCGGCCCCGAACGCCCCGCCGATCTCACCCTCGGCATCCGCGAGCTGGGCGCCTGTTATCTGGGCGGCGCCGAGCTGCGGCGGATGGTGCAGGCCGGACTGGTCACCGAGCACACCCCGAGCGCGGCGGCCCGGCTGGACGCCGCCCTGGCCACTGAGCAGCTGCCGCACACCCTGGACGGTTTCTGA
- a CDS encoding sulfotransferase has product MDVRPLTFVVGTGRSGSTALSRILNLHPDVLSLNEMFASLGESALPGEPVSGEEFWQVLAGPNRFFDGLTRSGVPLPEFLYNRLDGGRYSADTTGIPALCLMVLPHLVAGNARETDTDGGNTEDAEAAGADAARVDPAEVDAALDALEPAVRGLPRRPAGQQYEALFGLLSARFGGGHAVVERSGYSLQAVPKLRRVFPHARFVHLFRDGPDCAVSMSRHIGYRSIAVLREIFRRTGVSALTELTPDLVSTLPHDLSEVLGERFDPALLLERPMPVTDFGALWSELVTEGEKSLDGLPPDRRAGLSYEGLLDTPREELARLAVFAGVEPYPVWLERGAALLDGARRGAALRLPRAELAELRERCAPGMRALGLEPAADGTGVRP; this is encoded by the coding sequence GTGGACGTGCGGCCCCTGACCTTTGTCGTCGGTACCGGACGCAGCGGCTCGACCGCGCTGTCCCGCATCCTCAACCTGCATCCCGACGTGCTGAGCCTGAACGAGATGTTCGCCTCGCTCGGCGAGAGCGCGCTGCCCGGCGAGCCCGTGTCCGGCGAGGAGTTCTGGCAGGTGCTGGCCGGGCCCAACCGGTTCTTCGACGGGCTCACCCGCAGCGGCGTCCCGCTCCCCGAGTTCCTCTACAACCGTCTGGACGGCGGCCGTTACTCCGCGGACACCACCGGCATCCCCGCGCTCTGCCTGATGGTGCTGCCGCATCTGGTGGCCGGGAACGCGCGGGAGACGGACACGGACGGCGGCAACACGGAAGACGCGGAAGCGGCGGGGGCGGACGCGGCGCGCGTCGACCCGGCCGAGGTGGACGCGGCGCTCGACGCGCTGGAGCCGGCGGTCCGCGGGCTGCCGCGGCGGCCCGCCGGGCAGCAGTACGAGGCGCTGTTCGGCCTGCTCAGCGCGCGCTTCGGGGGCGGACACGCCGTGGTCGAGCGCTCCGGGTACTCGCTGCAGGCGGTGCCGAAGCTGCGCCGGGTGTTCCCGCACGCGCGGTTCGTGCACCTCTTCCGGGACGGCCCGGACTGCGCCGTGTCGATGAGCCGCCACATCGGCTACCGCTCGATCGCGGTGCTCCGCGAGATCTTCCGGCGCACCGGCGTCAGCGCGCTCACGGAGCTGACACCTGACCTCGTGAGCACGCTGCCGCACGACCTGAGCGAGGTACTCGGCGAACGCTTCGACCCGGCGCTGCTCCTCGAACGGCCCATGCCCGTCACCGACTTCGGCGCCCTCTGGTCCGAACTGGTCACGGAGGGCGAGAAGTCCCTCGACGGCCTGCCGCCGGACCGGCGCGCCGGACTGTCGTACGAGGGCCTACTCGACACGCCGCGCGAGGAGCTGGCCCGGCTGGCGGTGTTCGCCGGGGTGGAGCCGTACCCGGTGTGGCTGGAGCGCGGCGCGGCGCTCCTCGACGGCGCCCGGCGCGGCGCCGCGCTGCGGCTGCCGCGGGCGGAGCTGGCCGAGCTGCGGGAACGCTGCGCGCCGGGCATGCGGGCGCTGGGGCTGGAACCGGCGGCGGACGGCACGGGCGTACGCCCCTAG
- a CDS encoding SDR family oxidoreductase, producing MISPLDGKVALVTGGSRGIGAAVALRLAEDGADVALTYRQDGERAEQVVARVKAAGRRARAVRADFADAADVRAAVADTVGAFGRLDILVNNAGVGRLGPIGELPLEDVDQVLAVNVRGAYLAAQAASEHLAEGGRIVHIGSCITERVPFPGGTLYATSKAALTGLSKALARELGPRDITSNVVQPGPTDTDMNPADGPNSAAQHGFTALGRFAEPGEIAATVAHLAGGAGAYITGASIAVDGGHAA from the coding sequence ATGATTTCTCCGCTCGACGGCAAGGTGGCACTCGTGACCGGCGGCAGCCGGGGCATCGGCGCGGCCGTGGCACTGCGGCTCGCCGAGGACGGCGCCGACGTCGCCCTCACCTACCGGCAGGACGGCGAGCGCGCCGAGCAGGTCGTGGCCCGCGTCAAGGCGGCGGGGCGCCGGGCGCGCGCGGTACGCGCGGACTTCGCGGACGCGGCGGACGTACGGGCCGCGGTGGCGGACACGGTCGGTGCGTTCGGACGGCTCGACATCCTGGTCAACAACGCCGGCGTCGGCCGCCTCGGGCCGATCGGCGAACTGCCCCTGGAGGACGTCGACCAGGTGCTCGCCGTCAACGTGCGCGGCGCCTACCTCGCCGCGCAGGCCGCCTCGGAACACCTCGCGGAGGGCGGCCGTATCGTCCACATCGGCAGCTGCATCACGGAACGCGTCCCGTTCCCCGGCGGCACGCTCTACGCGACCAGCAAGGCCGCGCTGACCGGCCTGTCCAAGGCGCTCGCCCGCGAACTCGGCCCGCGCGACATCACCTCGAACGTGGTGCAGCCCGGCCCGACCGACACGGACATGAATCCGGCGGACGGCCCCAACTCGGCCGCCCAGCACGGCTTCACCGCGCTCGGACGCTTCGCGGAACCGGGCGAGATCGCCGCGACGGTGGCGCACCTCGCGGGGGGCGCGGGGGCGTACATCACGGGCGCGTCGATAGCGGTGGACGGCGGGCACGCCGCGTAG
- a CDS encoding MmcQ/YjbR family DNA-binding protein: MRARARARAFALRLPGAVEEFPWGDDAVAKVHKKIFVFLGTDDGSYPVGITVKLKNPEAHEHAMSFPGATPAGYGLGRSGWVSLPLERDGAPDAELLCDWVEESYRVVAPKRLVAELDERPGGGPGAADRGPE; the protein is encoded by the coding sequence CTGCGGGCCCGCGCACGGGCCCGCGCGTTCGCGCTGCGCCTGCCGGGCGCGGTCGAGGAGTTCCCCTGGGGCGACGACGCCGTGGCCAAGGTGCACAAGAAGATCTTCGTGTTCCTCGGCACCGACGACGGCAGCTACCCGGTCGGGATCACCGTCAAGCTGAAGAACCCCGAGGCGCACGAGCACGCGATGTCCTTCCCCGGAGCCACCCCGGCCGGGTACGGGCTCGGCAGGTCGGGCTGGGTCTCCCTGCCGCTGGAGCGGGACGGCGCGCCGGACGCCGAGCTGCTCTGCGACTGGGTGGAGGAGAGCTACCGCGTCGTGGCCCCGAAGCGGCTGGTCGCGGAGCTCGACGAGCGTCCGGGCGGGGGTCCGGGCGCGGCGGACCGGGGGCCGGAATGA
- a CDS encoding OsmC family peroxiredoxin: MATTRTAHTVWRGNLMEGSGTVSFDSSGIGDQAVSWPARSAEPNGKTSPEELIAAAHSSCFSMALSNGLNSSGTPPTRLTTQAEVTFQPGTGITGIHLTVEGEVPGLDEGAFASAAADAKANCPVSQALSGTSITLSAKLA, encoded by the coding sequence ATGGCCACCACACGTACGGCGCACACGGTATGGCGCGGGAATCTGATGGAGGGGTCGGGCACCGTCTCCTTCGACTCGTCCGGCATCGGCGACCAGGCCGTGTCCTGGCCCGCCCGCTCGGCCGAGCCGAACGGGAAGACCAGCCCCGAGGAGCTGATCGCCGCCGCACACTCCAGCTGCTTCTCCATGGCCCTGTCCAACGGACTCAACAGTTCGGGGACCCCGCCGACGCGGCTCACGACGCAGGCCGAGGTGACGTTCCAGCCCGGCACGGGCATCACCGGCATCCACCTCACGGTGGAGGGTGAGGTCCCCGGCCTGGACGAGGGCGCGTTCGCGTCCGCCGCGGCCGACGCGAAGGCGAACTGCCCGGTGAGCCAGGCCCTTTCGGGCACCTCGATCACGCTGTCCGCCAAGCTGGCCTGA
- a CDS encoding GNAT family N-acetyltransferase → MTVISAPAPAASVPAPTPYTVSLAVDETEVRAAQRLRHDVFAPEMGARLTTTEPGHDIDAFDAYCDHLLVRERATGEVVGTYRLLPPERARVAGRLYADSEFDLSAQAALRSDLVEVGRSCVHPAHRDGAVIALMWAGIAAYLTRSGHNWLAGCCSLPLADGGAYAADVCRTVTQRHLAPPEHRVAPRLPWHAPETPSGPASGPDTSGAGASGAAAASGAASGGAARNALPPLLRGYLRLGAKVCGPPAYDPDFHVADLYVLLSLRDTNPRYLRHFLSLVPA, encoded by the coding sequence ATGACAGTGATTTCCGCTCCCGCGCCCGCCGCATCCGTCCCCGCCCCCACCCCGTACACCGTCTCGCTCGCCGTCGACGAGACCGAGGTACGCGCCGCCCAGCGGCTCCGCCACGACGTCTTCGCCCCCGAGATGGGCGCCCGGCTCACCACCACCGAACCCGGCCACGACATCGACGCGTTCGACGCGTACTGCGACCACCTCCTCGTCCGCGAACGCGCCACCGGCGAGGTCGTCGGCACGTACCGGCTGCTGCCGCCCGAACGCGCCCGGGTCGCCGGACGGCTCTACGCCGACAGCGAGTTCGACCTCAGCGCGCAGGCCGCGCTCCGCTCCGACCTGGTGGAGGTCGGCCGCTCGTGCGTGCACCCCGCGCACCGGGACGGCGCCGTCATCGCCCTCATGTGGGCGGGCATCGCCGCCTACCTCACCCGCAGCGGCCACAACTGGCTGGCCGGCTGCTGCTCCCTGCCCCTCGCCGACGGCGGCGCGTACGCGGCGGACGTCTGCCGGACGGTGACGCAGCGGCATCTCGCGCCGCCCGAGCACCGCGTGGCGCCCAGGCTGCCGTGGCACGCGCCGGAAACGCCTTCTGGTCCGGCCTCGGGCCCGGATACGTCCGGTGCGGGCGCGTCCGGTGCCGCTGCCGCGTCCGGTGCCGCGTCCGGTGGTGCTGCCCGCAACGCCCTCCCGCCGCTGCTCCGCGGCTACCTGCGGCTCGGCGCGAAGGTGTGCGGACCGCCCGCGTACGACCCGGACTTCCACGTCGCCGACCTGTACGTGCTGCTCTCCCTGCGCGACACCAACCCGCGCTATCTGCGGCACTTCCTCTCCCTCGTACCGGCGTGA
- a CDS encoding arylamine N-acetyltransferase family protein: MDTPVDAYLRRIGAGRPAAADPAGLRELHRRHLIAVPFENLSIHLGEDIVLDEKLILAKIVDARRGGFCYELNGAFGALLRELGYGVSLLAARPYEGKRPTVPYSHLALRVEAADGSRWLADVGFGKHSEYPLSLDDSGEQTDPGGVFRIVPTEDDDLDVLMNGKLEYRLERRPRELADFEVGSWYNRTSPRSHFTGSLVCSRLAEDGGRLTLSGRNLVTTSAQGARTERELAADEVLDTYRDLFGLELDREPRVVDRSPRMVDETDVAGGADGTPGNAGT, encoded by the coding sequence ATGGACACCCCTGTTGACGCGTACCTGCGCCGTATCGGTGCCGGCCGCCCGGCCGCCGCGGATCCGGCCGGGCTCCGTGAGCTGCACCGCAGGCATCTGATCGCCGTGCCCTTCGAGAACCTCTCGATCCATCTCGGCGAGGACATCGTGCTGGACGAGAAGCTCATCCTCGCCAAGATCGTGGACGCGCGGCGCGGCGGCTTCTGCTACGAGCTCAACGGCGCGTTCGGCGCCCTGCTGCGCGAACTCGGCTACGGCGTGTCGCTGTTGGCCGCGCGGCCGTACGAGGGGAAGCGGCCCACCGTCCCGTACAGCCACCTGGCGCTGCGCGTCGAGGCGGCGGACGGCTCGAGGTGGCTGGCCGACGTCGGCTTCGGCAAGCACAGCGAGTATCCGCTGAGCCTGGACGACAGCGGCGAACAGACGGACCCCGGCGGCGTGTTCCGGATCGTGCCCACCGAGGACGACGACCTGGACGTGCTGATGAACGGCAAGCTGGAGTACCGGCTGGAGCGCCGCCCGCGCGAGCTCGCCGACTTCGAGGTCGGCAGCTGGTACAACCGCACGTCGCCCCGCTCGCACTTCACCGGCTCCCTGGTGTGCTCCCGGCTGGCCGAGGACGGCGGGCGGCTCACCCTCAGCGGCCGCAACCTGGTGACGACGAGCGCCCAGGGGGCGCGTACGGAGCGGGAGTTGGCCGCGGACGAGGTGCTGGACACGTACCGTGACCTGTTCGGGCTGGAGCTGGACCGCGAGCCGCGTGTCGTGGACCGCTCGCCGCGCATGGTGGACGAGACGGACGTGGCCGGCGGGGCGGACGGCACGCCCGGGAACGCCGGCACATGA
- a CDS encoding endonuclease V has translation MSGSAHTSDARGAAWPATEAEARAVQEQLRPRVELADRAPAPGTPGTVLAGVDVAYDDTHDVVAAAAVALDGGTHEVVARATAYARVPFPYVPGLLAFRELPAVLDALERLGRVPDLVVCDGYGLAHPRRFGLASHLGVLTGLATVGVAKTPFVFRHGPVGAARGDSAPLLDGTEEVGRALRTREGVRPVFVSVGHRVSLDSACAHTLSLARRYRLPETTRRADALCREALREAATRQTGESRSPGEEGRAAATGRP, from the coding sequence ATGAGCGGCAGCGCGCACACGTCGGACGCGCGTGGCGCGGCGTGGCCCGCGACTGAGGCCGAAGCGCGGGCGGTACAGGAGCAGTTGCGCCCGCGTGTCGAACTCGCCGACCGGGCCCCCGCGCCCGGCACGCCGGGCACGGTACTCGCCGGGGTCGACGTCGCCTACGACGACACGCACGACGTGGTGGCCGCCGCGGCCGTCGCACTGGACGGCGGTACGCACGAGGTCGTCGCACGGGCCACCGCGTACGCCCGCGTGCCCTTCCCGTACGTGCCCGGCCTGCTCGCCTTCCGTGAACTGCCCGCCGTGCTGGACGCGTTGGAACGCCTCGGGCGCGTCCCCGACCTGGTGGTGTGCGACGGCTACGGGCTCGCGCACCCGCGCCGCTTCGGCCTCGCCAGCCATCTGGGCGTGCTGACGGGCCTGGCGACCGTCGGCGTGGCGAAGACGCCGTTCGTCTTCCGGCACGGGCCGGTCGGCGCGGCGCGCGGCGACAGCGCGCCGCTGCTGGACGGCACCGAGGAGGTCGGGCGCGCGCTGCGCACGCGGGAGGGCGTACGGCCGGTGTTCGTGTCCGTCGGGCACCGCGTCAGCCTCGACTCCGCCTGCGCGCACACGCTGTCGCTGGCGCGCCGCTACCGGCTGCCGGAGACCACGCGGCGCGCCGACGCGCTGTGCCGGGAGGCACTGCGGGAGGCCGCGACCCGGCAGACCGGCGAGAGCAGGTCACCCGGCGAAGAGGGACGCGCCGCGGCCACCGGCAGACCCTAG